GGCAGTTGCCGCAGGTCATGCTGGCGCGCGTACTGGCTGTAATGGGCATGATCAGCATCGGTTTTCTGTTGTTTCTGATCCTCACTTCCAATCCGTTCAGCCGCATCCTGCCGCAAGTCCCGCTCAATGGGCGCGACCTTAATCCCTTGCTGCAAGACATCGGCCTGATCGTCCATCCGCCCATGCTGTACATGGGATACGTCGGCTTCTCGGTGGCGTTCGCTTTCGCCATTGCCGCCTTACTCGGTGGGCGTCTTGATGCGGCGTGGGCACGCTGGTCACGTCCGTGGACGATTGTCGCCTGGGCGTTCCTCGGTATCGGCATCACCTTGGGCTCGTGGTGGGCCTATTACGAGCTTGGCTGGGGCGGCTGGTGGTTCTGGGACCCGGTTGAAAATGCCTCGTTCATGCCATGGCTGGTGGGCACGGCGTTGATCCACTCACTGGCCGTCACCGAGAAGCGTGGCGTGTTCAAGAGCTGGACGGTGCTGCTGGCCATTGCCGCGTTTTCCCTGAGCCTGCTCGGGACGTTCCTGGTCCGCTCTGGCGTTCTGACCTCGGTGCATGCGTTTGCATCGGACCCTGCGCGCGGCGTGTTCATCCTGATTTTTCTGCTGATGGTGGTCGGCGGTTCGCTGACGCTGTTCGCCCTGCGCGCGCCGGTGGTCAAAAGCCATGTCGGCTTTGGCCTGTGGTCGCGGGAAACGCTGCTGCTGGGCAATAACCTGGTGCTGGTGGTGGCCGCGTCGATGATTCTGCTGGGCACGCTGTATCCGCTGGCGGTCGATGCGCTGAGCGGGGAGAAGATGTCGGTGGGGCCGCCGTATTTCAACGCGCTGTTCGTGCCGTTGATGGCGCTGCTGATGGCAGTCATGGCGGTCGGGGTGCTGGTGCGTTGGAAGGACACACCGGTCAAATGGTTGCTCAGCATGCTTGCCCCGGTTCTGGTGGGCAGTGCTGTGCTGGGCGCCGTTGCGGCGTTCGCCATGGAAGATTTCCATTGGGCCGTGCTCGCCACGTGCATGCTCGCCGCGTGGGTGTTGCTGGCGGGTGCGCGCGACTTGCTGGACAAGACCCGCCACAAGGGCTTGCTCAAAGGCGCACGCACCATGACCCGCAGTTACTGGGGCATGCAAGTGGCGCATATCGGTATTGCAGTGCTGGCGCTGGGTGTGGTGCTGTCGAGCCAGAACAGCGCCGAGCGCGACCTGCGTCTGTCGCCCGGCGAGTCGATGGAGCTGGGCGGTTATACGTTCG
The DNA window shown above is from Pseudomonas sp. BSw22131 and carries:
- a CDS encoding heme lyase CcmF/NrfE family subunit yields the protein MIPELGHLAMILALCFAIVQAVVPLVGAWRGDRLWMSLAQPAAWGQFAFLVFSFGCLTYSFMVDDFSVAYIAENSNSALPWYYKFSAVWGAHEGSLLLWALILGGWTFAVSIFSRQLPQVMLARVLAVMGMISIGFLLFLILTSNPFSRILPQVPLNGRDLNPLLQDIGLIVHPPMLYMGYVGFSVAFAFAIAALLGGRLDAAWARWSRPWTIVAWAFLGIGITLGSWWAYYELGWGGWWFWDPVENASFMPWLVGTALIHSLAVTEKRGVFKSWTVLLAIAAFSLSLLGTFLVRSGVLTSVHAFASDPARGVFILIFLLMVVGGSLTLFALRAPVVKSHVGFGLWSRETLLLGNNLVLVVAASMILLGTLYPLAVDALSGEKMSVGPPYFNALFVPLMALLMAVMAVGVLVRWKDTPVKWLLSMLAPVLVGSAVLGAVAAFAMEDFHWAVLATCMLAAWVLLAGARDLLDKTRHKGLLKGARTMTRSYWGMQVAHIGIAVLALGVVLSSQNSAERDLRLSPGESMELGGYTFVFEGAKHYQGPNFTSDRGTIRVLEDGKEITVLHPEKRLYTVQQSMMTEAGIDAGFTRDLYVALGEPLDNGAWAVRVHVKPFVRWIWFGGLITALGGLLAALDKRYRVKVKARVRDALGLSGAAV